The following are encoded together in the Solenopsis invicta isolate M01_SB chromosome 14, UNIL_Sinv_3.0, whole genome shotgun sequence genome:
- the LOC105196224 gene encoding gephyrin — protein sequence MTINFGIIKLCQQDTVDVNVDEFAEDVIINMNNMEMSDVIKANSETDIMNKLLFACNENKSDVIFIIGSIEPVDRHFIAEAIKNVSNSKKLSKQVAKLILNLETKLNEIMPHKTICGIRNQTLIIDLSGPYKYPGICIETIANIILELIHLIGIDKENVLPYNVASTSSNNFTEQKKVKTAGKRRKTPTSPDLLLLNASSTKRHKETHKETTFPIMPLKDAYFKMNDVITKNLTENFTKATCETVRLSDAYGRVLSHENIKAMCNVPPFQASTKHGYAILATEGKGLRKVDVENTFPPVSLKPGTCVWVKSGAPIPDGATAVIQVKDTKPVKNSKSSDDTYIEIMVIPQIGQNIKPIGYDLKKGKDLGISSHTRIGPTEIALLAAAGYKEVTVFKNTLNIGVLSIGDHLKDPTEPLVPGFMCDVNRITLISLLKEQGFHALDFGIVNNEMAPIQHKIEEALKKVNVLVTTGSTNDRDLMKPILEKCGADISFGNVNIKPGKSTIFATCKIDDVTKYLLCLSGNPVTARITAQLFLLPLVNTLCYNFKTDYNCLIKSVKLKRQYTLHSRPRFAWTILEWQKTGVMSFRKENACSDKLITAASANALVSLPDKETGLLPESNVRALLVKFPKKCNDKNLVDPESHTERPSKKRSNNTSSKELLKDIFKKENDAPTFD from the exons TATGTCAACAGGATACAGTTGATGTAAATGTAGACGAATTTGCTGaagatgtaataataaatatgaataatatggAAATGTCTGATGTGATTAAGGCAAACTCAGAGACTGACATAATG AACAAGCTACTTTTTGCGTGCAATGAAAATAAAAGTGatgttattttcattatcgGTAGCATTGAGCCTGTAGACAGACATTTTATAGCTgaagcaattaaaaatgttagCAATAGCAAAAAACTTTCTAAACAAGTGGCAAAGTTGATATTAAACCTAGAAACGAAACTGAACGAGATTATGCCACATaa AACTATATGTGGAATAAGAAATCAAACACTAATCATTGATTTGTCTGGCCCGTACAAATATCCAGGAATATGTATCGAAacaattgcaaatataataCTAGAATTGATACATTTGATAGGTATCGACAAAGAAAACGTTTTGCCGTACAATGTTGCATCTACTTCtagtaataattttacagaGCAG AAAAAAGTTAAGACTGCTGGCAAGCGGCGCAAAACACCCACTTCGCCTGATTTATTATTGCTT aacGCGTCTTCGACCAAACGCCACAAGGAAACGCACAAGGAAACCACATTTCCTATTATGCCTTTAAAAGATGCATATTTCAAGATGAATGACGTAATAACGAAGAATTTAACGGAAAACTTTACAAAAGCGACTTGTGAAACAGTGCGACTAAGTGACGCTTATGGCAGAGTATTGTCGCATGAAAACATAAAAGCCATGTGTAACGTGCCACCATTTCAAGCTTCCACTAAGCATGGATACGCAATACTAGCAACTGAGGGGAAAGGTTTGAGAAAGGTGGATGTAGAAAATACG TTTCCGCCGGTTTCACTTAAACCTGGGACATGCGTGTGGGTGAAAAGTGGAGCGCCAATTCCCGATG GAGCAACGGCAGTTATACAAGTAAAGGATACAAAGCCAGTAAAAAATTCCAAAAGCAGTGACGAtacatatattgaaataatggtTATACCACAAATTGGACAAAATATTAA ACCGATTGGTTACGActtaaagaaaggaaaagatcTTGGAATTTCTTCACACACGCGTATTGGCCCAACAGAGATTGCACTTTTGGCAGCTGCTGGTTACAAAGAAGTCACAGTCTTTAAAAATACACTCAATATAGGGGTACTATCTATTGGAGATCACTTAAAAGACCCTACGGAGCCTTTAGTACCAGGATTTATGTGTGATGTTAATCGAATAActctaatttcattattaaaagaaCAAGGTTTCCATGCCCTGGATTTCGGAATTGTGAATAATGA aatggCGCCTATACAGCACAAAATCGAGGAAGCTTTAAAGAAAGTAAATGTACTTGTGACAACAGGCTCGACCAATGATAGAGATTTGATGAAACCAATTTTGGAGAAATGTGGAGCCGATATAAGTTTTG gaAACGTAAATATTAAACCGGGAAAGTCAACGATATTTGCAACGTGCAAAATTGATGATGTGACCAAATACTTGCTGTGTCTGTCGGGAAATCCGGTAACCGCTCGCATTACCGcgcaattatttcttttacctCTTGTGAACACATTGTGCTACAACTTTAAAACGGATTATAATTGCCTAATAAAATCAGTTAAA ttaaaacGGCAATACACCTTGCACAGTCGTCCTAGATTTGCATGGACGATTTTGGAGTGGCAAAAGACAGGAGTAATGAGTTTTAGAAAGGAAAATGCCTGCAGTGATAAGCTGATTACCGCTGCAAGCGCCAATGCACTTGTATCGCTACCGGATAAGGAAACAGGACTTTTACCTGAATCAAATGTGAGAGCTCTACTTGTCAAGTTTCCTAAAAAATGCAATGATAAAAATCTTGTTGACCCGGAAAGTCATACTGAGAGACCTAGTAAGAAGAGATCTAATAACACATCTAGTAAGGAACTacttaaagatatatttaaaaaagaaaatgatgcACCTACTTtcgattaa